In a genomic window of Vigna angularis cultivar LongXiaoDou No.4 chromosome 6, ASM1680809v1, whole genome shotgun sequence:
- the LOC128197431 gene encoding uncharacterized protein LOC128197431: MKITIRDPTGTVKASVHHKAIDHPEIGIHLKVGSVIILQDVSIFSPIRETYYLNITLRNIVKVFGSDIGGPTDDLVRLSIPTSLQHAPLMTFYRN, from the exons atgaaaataacaattcgG GATCCAACAGGGACTGTAAAAGCAAGTGTTCACCACAAGGCCATTGATCATCCTGAAATAGGCATACACTTAAAAGTTGGAAGTGTGATAATCCTACAAGAT GTTTCAATTTTTTCACCAATACGTGAAACATACTATCTTAACATAACTCTGAGGAATATtgtcaag GTTTTTGGAAGTGATATTGGGGGCCCAACTGATGACCTAGTACGTCTATCAATACCAACAAGCCTCCAACACGCTCCGTTGATGACATTCTATCGAAATTGA
- the LOC108342464 gene encoding putative clathrin assembly protein At1g03050, with protein sequence MPQNSKLRRALGAVKDQTSIGLAKVGSSASLADLDVAIVKATRHDEYPAEEKYIREILSLTCYSRAFITACVNTLARRLNKTRSWTVALKTLILIERLLLDGDPAYEQEIFFSTRRGTRLLNMSDFRDNSKSGSWDFSAFVRTSALFLDERLEYKMQSRRGKSGRYSVDEDEEREREAEIEKEREMGVRSTPVRDMKLEQIFSKMQHLHLLLERFLACRPTGAAKNHRIVIVALYPLVKESFQIYYDISDILSILIDRFPDMEVQECVKVYDIFCRVGKQFEELDLFYGWSRNIGIARSSEYPEIERITLKKLEVMEEFIKDKSALAQCDRPELLQNMNESVEEEEEKEPEPEPEPEPEEDPNATKALPPPEEIKEEAVEEVKEEPKEEKIVQTEGDLLNLGDDAMTNESQANKLTLALFDGEAAAAGSTQALPWHAFDEEADWETALVQSTSNLSNQKPTYSGGFDTLLLDGMYKHAEVNRVMQGPGYGMSGSSSSVALGSAGRPSMLALPAPPTSGHGDSNSDPFAASLAVAPPSYVQMSDMEKKQRFLVEEQMMWQQYAKDGVQGPAAVAKLHSNNTNKSYNGGYPQNHRNF encoded by the exons ATGCCACAAAACTCAAAGCTGAGAAGAGCCCTAGGGGCAGTTAAGGATCAAACAAGCATAGGCCTAGCGAAGGTGGGAAGCAGCGCCTCGCTTGCAGACCTTGATGTGGCCATTGTGAAGGCAACGAGGCACGATGAATACCCTGCAGAAGAGAAGTACATAAGGGAGATTCTGAGCCTCACGTGTTACTCTCGAGCATTCATCACTGCATGTGTTAACACCCTTGCAAGACGTCTCAACAAGACTAGGAGCTGGACTGTGGCTTTGAAAACGCTCATTTTGATTGAAAGGCTGCTATTAGATGGTGATCCTGCGTATGAGCAGGAAATTTTCTTCTCCACTCGACGCGGGACTCGCCTTCTCAACATGTCTGATTTTCGTGACAACTCCAAATCTGGTTCGTGGGACTTCTCTGCGTTTGTGCGCACCTCTGCATTGTTTCTAGATGAAAGGCTTGAGTACAAGATGCAAAGCCGGCGTGGGAAAAGCGGCAGGTATAgtgttgatgaagatgaagagagagaaagagaagcagAAATAGAAAAAGAACGAGAAATGGGTGTAAGATCCACACCAGTACGTGACATGAAGTTAGAGCAAATCTTTTCCAAAATGCAGCATTTGCATTTGCTGCTTGAGCGCTTTTTAGCTTGCCGCCCTACAG GGGCGGCAAAGAACCATCGTATTGTGATAGTGGCTCTCTACCCGCTAGTGAAGGAGAGTTTTCAGATATATTATGATATATCAGATATACTGTCTATCTTGATTGATCGGTTCCCTGACATGGAGGTACAGGAGTGCGTGAAGGTGTATGACATTTTTTGCCGCGTTGGGAAGCAATTTGAGGAGTTAGACCTCTTCTACGGATGGTCTAGGAACATTGGAATCGCACGCTCTTCGGAGTACCCTGAGATTGAAAGGATCACGTTAAAGAAGTTAGAGGTCATGGAAGAGTTTATCAAGGACAAGTCCGCCTTAGCGCAATGCGACAGACCTGAACTACTACAAAATATGAATGAAAGCgtagaggaggaagaagagaaggaacCGGAACCGGAACCGGAACCAGAACCGGAAGAGGATCCTAATGCAACGAAAGCACTACCACCGCCTGAGGAAATCAAGGAGGAAGCGGTTGAAGAAGTGAAGGAGGAGccaaaggaagaaaaaatagtGCAGACAGAGGGTGATTTATTGAATTTAGGAGATGACGCGATGACTAATGAATCACAAGCGAATAAACTAACCTTGGCCTTGTTTGATGGAGAAGCAGCAGCAGCAGGTTCCACACAAGCGCTTCCATGGCATGCATTTGATGAAGAGGCAGATTGGGAAACAGCACTTGTGCAATCAACATCCAACTTGTCCAACCAAAAGCCTACATATAGTGGTGGCTTTGATACATTATTGTTGGATGGCATGTATAAACACGCAGAGGTGAATAGAGTCATGCAAGGACCAGGGTATGGGATGAGTGGAAGTTCTAGTAGTGTGGCACTTGGTTCGGCTGGAAGGCCTTCAATGCTAGCATTGCCAGCACCCCCAACATCAGGACATGGAGATTCCAATTCAGATCCATTTGCAGCTTCATTGGCTGTGGCTCCTCCCTCTTACGTTCAAATGTCAGATATGGAGAAGAAGCAGAGGTTTTTGGTTGAAGAACAGATGATGTGGCAGCAATATGCAAAGGATGGCGTGCAAGGACCAGCAGCAGTCGCAAAACTGCACTCTAACAATACTAATAAATCTTACAATGGAGGCTATCCGCAAAATCACCGCAACTTTTAA
- the LOC108341727 gene encoding peroxidase 43 encodes MTVLLVLSLLFFSFLMGCSDGQLEVGFYSNTCPQVDSVVRDVVREAALSDTNMAAVLLRLHFHDCFVEGCDGSILIENGPESERHAFGHQGVRGFDVIEKAKAELEGSCPGVVSCADIVALAAREAIVLANGPTYEVPTGRRDGLVSNVSLADDMPDVSDSIELLKTKFLNKGLTVKDLVLLSGAHTIGTTACFFMTKRLYNFFPSGGGSDPSISPNFLPQLQAKCPQNGDVNVRLAIDEGSEQNFDVHILKNIKEGFAVLESDARLNDDIATKNVIDSYFSPLGPMFEPSFEADFVDSFVRMGQIGVKTGFLGEIRTVCSQFN; translated from the exons ATGACGGTGCTCTTAGTTCTGTCTCTCTTATTCTTCTCATTCTTAATGGGTTGTTCTGATGGTCAGCTTGAGGTAGGGTTCTACTCCAACACTTGTCCTCAGGTAGATTCCGTTGTCCGTGACGTTGTTAGAGAAGCTGCTCTCTCTGATACCAACATGGCTGCTGTCTTGCTCAGACTTCATTTTCATGACTGCTTTGTTGAG GGTTGTGATGGTTCAATTCTGATTGAGAATGGTCCAGAATCAGAGAGACACGCATTTGGACATCAAGGGGTTAGAGGGTTTGATGTGATAGAAAAAGCCAAGGCAGAATTGGAAGGATCTTGTCCTGGTGTGGTTTCTTGTGCAGACATAGTGGCATTGGCAGCTAGAGAGGCTATTGTTTTG GCGAATGGACCAACATATGAAGTTCCAACAGGGAGGAGAGATGGGTTGGTTTCAAATGTTTCTCTTGCAGATGACATGCCAGATGTTAGTGATTCAATTGAGCTACTCAAGACCAAGTTTCTGAACAAGGGTCTCACAGTGAAAGACCTTGTTCTTCTCAGTG GTGCACATACAATTGGAACCACAGCATGCTTCTTTATGACTAAAAGACTGTACAACTTTTTTCCAAGTGGTGGAGGATCAGACCCATCAATCAGTCCAAATTTTCTCCCACAGTTGCAAGCAAAGTGCCCTCAGAATGGAGATGTTAATGTTAGGCTAGCCATTGACGAGGGCAGTGAGCAGAATTTTGACGTACACATTCTGAAGAACATAAAGGAAGGTTTTGCTGTGTTAGAATCTGATGCCAGACTCAATGATGACATAGCCACAAAGAATGTCATTGACTCTTACTTTTCTCCCTTGGGTCCAATGTTTGAGCCTTCTTTTGAAGCTGATTTTGTTGATTCATTCGTGAGGATGGGCCAAATTGGTGTCAAGACAGGATTCCTTGGAGAAATCAGGACAGTGTGTTCACAATTCAATTGA
- the LOC108342172 gene encoding 60S ribosomal protein L44 — translation MVNVPKTKKTYCKSKECRKHTLHKVTQYKKGKDSIAAQGKRRYDRKQSGYGGQTKPVFHKKAKTTKKIVLRLQCQGCKHVSQHPIKRCKHFEIGGDKKGKGTSLF, via the exons ATG GTAAACGTTCCAAAAACGAAAAAGACTTACTGCAAGAGTAAGGAGTGCAGGAAGCATACTCTGCACAAGGTTACCCAATACAAGAAGGGTAAGGATAGCATCGCTGCTCAGGGGAAACGCCGTTACGATCGCAAACAATCCGGTTATGGCGGACAAACTAAGCCTGTTTTCCACAAGAAG GCCAAGACCACCAAGAAGATTGTCTTGAGGTTGCAATGTCAGGGTTGCAAGCATGTTTCCCAACACCCAATTAAG AGGTGCAAGCACTTTGAGATTGGTGGTGACAAGAAGGGCAAGGGAACTTCTCTTTTCTAG